The DNA window CGGCGTGGCGGTCGTCATGCGGGGTTCCCCAGTGCGGCCTGCAGTTGCATGCCGTCGACGAATGTGTCCTTGCGGGCGACGAGTCCCTCGGGTGACACCCTGACGACATCGAGGCAGTCGAAACGGGTGTCGCCGGAGATCAGCGCCCAGTCGAGGATCCAGTGGTCCTCTCCGTAAAGGACGCGGTAGGTCTCCCACGTGAGGTCTGGAAATTGGGTGAAGATTTCGGCGAAGGTGGCGCGAACGGCGTCGCGGCCGACGACGGGTCCACCCCCCATGTGCATCCAGAATTGAGTGTCCGGCGTATGCAGCGCCACGATCGCATCCGGATCGTGGGCGGCCCAGCCTGCGAAGTAGCGTTCCGAAAGAGTTTTCAGGTCCAGCTGGATAGTTTGCATACTCTGAGTATGCATTAACCTACCGATAGTATGCAAGTGTCCATCACGGCATGGCGAGCGCCGTAGCTGCCGCCGCTGTCACGCACATCGAAGGCCCGTGGGGCACTGATCTTTCCGTGCACCTACCGCTGACGATCATCGCCCATCCCGCAGTCAGCAGAGGTGCACCCAGCGCGGCGAGCGCCCAGACGTCGACGCCGAATGCTCCGGTCAGCGCCCCGATCCCGATCGCCAATTTGACGTCCCCGGCGCCCATCGCCGCCGGAGCGATCAGGTGCAGCGCGAGATAGATCGCGAACAGCGATACAGCACCGGCCAATGCGGTCCCGCCATGCCCTGCCGCCGCGGCGCAGGCCAGGATCACGACGGCGCCGGGCAGCGTCATCCAGTTGGGCAGCCGCCGCTCCCGGATGTCATACCAGCTGAGCCCGACAAACCACGCCAGCACACAGATGCCGGCCGCCTCCGCCCCCACGAATCGAGGCTAACGTCCCCCCAGTGCCGCCCTCATCGCCTCTTTTGGCGCAGGCATCCCCGTGAATTGCTCGACCTGGGCGAAGGCCTGATTCAGGAGCATCTGCAGCCCGCTGATCGCCCGTCCACCCGCGGCTTCAACGGCCGATGCCAGCGGTGTGGGCCACGGATCGTAGATCGCGTCGAGGAGCACGGGGATGCGCGCTAGCGTGTCGATATGCGAGGCCGCCACCTGCGCGGGAATGGTGCTGACAGCCACATCGATATCGCCCACGGGTGAGCCCAATTCGATCCAGCGCGCCTCCGCACCGACACGCGCTGCGAGTGCCACTAACGGTTCCGCTTTGTCCCGGTTCCGCGCGACGATTGCAATATCCTGCACGCCGAGCTCTGCCAGGGCGACGACAGCTGCGGGCGCGGTACCGCCCGAACCCAGCACAGCGGCCCGCCCCGACACCTGGCCCAGTGCACCAGTCACCCCGTCGACGTCGGTGTTGTCGGCGCGCCATCCCCTTGCGGATCGCACCAACGTGTTGGCCGAGCCCACCAGCTCGGCACGGGGTGCGCGTTCGTCAGCGAACTGCAGTGCCGCGAACTTCCCCGGCATGGTCACCGACACACCGACCCACTCCGGCCCGAAACCGCGTACCAATCCCGGCAATTGCTCGGCGGTGCACTCGATGCGCTCGTACGTCCAGCCGTCCAAGCCCAGCGCCCGATACGCAGCGAGATGCAGCTGCGGAGAGCGGGAATGTGCGATCGGCGACCCGAGCACCGCCGCCTTACGACTCATCGCGAGGAATCGAGAACACCGTTTCGCATCGCGAGTTCGATGTTCGCGAGGTGCTGCGGATAGTCCCGGGTGAACAGGGTGGTGCCCTGCATGTCGATGGTCACGAAGTACAACCAGTCCCCCGGCTCGGGGTTTTCCGCCGCCGCCAGTGCCGGTTGCCCCGGCGAACAGATCGGCGTCGCCGGAAGTCCCGGCCGCACATAGGTATTCCACGGCGTGTGCTGCCCGCGGTCCCCGTCCGTGGTCGCCACTTCGATCCTGTCCAGCGGGTAGTTCACGGTGGAGTCGAACTCCAGCGTTCGATTCTCCGCGAGTCGGTTGTAGATGACCCGGGCGACCTTGCCAAAGTCCTCCGGCGTGGCTTCGCGCTGCACCAGCGAGCCAACGGTCAGGATCTGGTACGGCGACATGTTCATCGCCTCGGCGGTATCGAGGATTCCACCCGCCTCATATTGGGCAGCGCTGGCGCCGACCAGCGTCGACAGAATCTCCTGCGGCTGTGCGGACGGATCGATGTCCCACGACC is part of the Mycolicibacterium tusciae JS617 genome and encodes:
- a CDS encoding nuclear transport factor 2 family protein; protein product: MQTIQLDLKTLSERYFAGWAAHDPDAIVALHTPDTQFWMHMGGGPVVGRDAVRATFAEIFTQFPDLTWETYRVLYGEDHWILDWALISGDTRFDCLDVVRVSPEGLVARKDTFVDGMQLQAALGNPA
- a CDS encoding prepilin peptidase, with the protein product MGAEAAGICVLAWFVGLSWYDIRERRLPNWMTLPGAVVILACAAAAGHGGTALAGAVSLFAIYLALHLIAPAAMGAGDVKLAIGIGALTGAFGVDVWALAALGAPLLTAGWAMIVSGRCTERSVPHGPSMCVTAAAATALAMP
- a CDS encoding shikimate dehydrogenase, encoding MSRKAAVLGSPIAHSRSPQLHLAAYRALGLDGWTYERIECTAEQLPGLVRGFGPEWVGVSVTMPGKFAALQFADERAPRAELVGSANTLVRSARGWRADNTDVDGVTGALGQVSGRAAVLGSGGTAPAAVVALAELGVQDIAIVARNRDKAEPLVALAARVGAEARWIELGSPVGDIDVAVSTIPAQVAASHIDTLARIPVLLDAIYDPWPTPLASAVEAAGGRAISGLQMLLNQAFAQVEQFTGMPAPKEAMRAALGGR